Genomic DNA from Providencia sp. PROV188:
TCACCTTCAACCGCTAAACCACTTTCCAACGCTGCACGTTTTCCTTCACGATAGAAATCATCTGTGGATTCGAAAGGACCCACGATCATCGGAATAACGCCTTTCACTAACAGTAACTGGCGAGCAGTTTCTTCGTTAGTTGTCAGAGCCAGAATCGGTGCGGTAGGGAAGTATTTACGTACTGATTTTGCGGATTTACCACCATAAGTTGCGACAACGATTAATGGCACGTCCAGTTTTTCAGACATTTCAACGGCACCACGGCAGACAGCTTCAGTCACACGTAAGCGCTGGGTTGGTTTTTGATTTTCAATACGCGTTGGCATAACGCGGTCAGTACGTTCACAGATAGTTGCCATGATAGTCACAGCTTCAACTGGATACTTACCTTTCGCACTTTCTCCAGACAGCATAACAGCATCTGTACCGTCTAAGATGGCGTTTGCAACGTCACCAGCTTCTGCGCGGGTAGGGCGTGGGTTTTTGATCATTGAATCTAGCATTTGAGTCGCAGTGATAACGACTTTGCGAGCTTTAACACATTTTTCAATCATCATTTTTTGGGCGAAGATAACTTCTTCTACCGGGATTTCAACCCCTAAGTCACCACGAGCAACCATGATACCGTCAGAGGCTTCAAGAATTTCGTCGAAGTTATTTAAACCTTCTTGGTTTTCGATTTTAGAGATGATTTGAATATTCTCGCCACCGTGTTTTTTCAGGTGAGCGCGAATTTCTTCAACGTCTGAACGTTTACGGATAAATGAAGCGGCAACAAAGTCGACACCTTGTTGGCAACCGAAAACGAGGTCTTCTTTATCTTTTTCTGCCAGAGCAGGTAAGCCAATAGAAACGCCCGGTAAGTTAACACCTTTTTTCTCACCAAGATCGCCATTGTTTAATACTTGGCAAATGACTTCAGTTGCAGTGATGTTGGTTACGGTCATCCCGATTAAACCATCATCCACTAAAACGGTGTCACCCACTTTCAGGTCTTTGGTTAAGCCAGGGTAAGTGACTGCAACGCGTTCTTGGTTGCCGATAACGGAAGTATCTGTTGTGAAAGTGAAAGTTTGACCTGCAACGAGAGAA
This window encodes:
- the pykF gene encoding pyruvate kinase PykF — translated: MKKTKIVCTIGPKTESEEKLTQLLDAGMNVMRLNFSHGDYEEHGQRINNLRSVCAKTGKQAAILLDTKGPEIRTMKLEGGNDVSLVAGQTFTFTTDTSVIGNQERVAVTYPGLTKDLKVGDTVLVDDGLIGMTVTNITATEVICQVLNNGDLGEKKGVNLPGVSIGLPALAEKDKEDLVFGCQQGVDFVAASFIRKRSDVEEIRAHLKKHGGENIQIISKIENQEGLNNFDEILEASDGIMVARGDLGVEIPVEEVIFAQKMMIEKCVKARKVVITATQMLDSMIKNPRPTRAEAGDVANAILDGTDAVMLSGESAKGKYPVEAVTIMATICERTDRVMPTRIENQKPTQRLRVTEAVCRGAVEMSEKLDVPLIVVATYGGKSAKSVRKYFPTAPILALTTNEETARQLLLVKGVIPMIVGPFESTDDFYREGKRAALESGLAVEGDAVVMVSGALVQSGTTNTSSVHVL